One genomic window of Gossypium hirsutum isolate 1008001.06 chromosome D11, Gossypium_hirsutum_v2.1, whole genome shotgun sequence includes the following:
- the LOC107912546 gene encoding cyclin-C1-2, with protein MAANFWTSSHFKQLLDPEEVDVVHQQDKDKGITLEEFKLIKMHMANYIMKLAQNVKVRQRVVATAVTYMRRVYTRRSMSEYDPRLVAPTCLYLASKAEESTVQARLLVFYIKKLSSDEKYRYEIKDILEMEMKILEALNYYLVVFHPYRTLSPLLQDAGMNDMSMTQLSWGLVNDTYKMDLILTHPPYLIALACIYIASVYREKDITTWFEELRVDMNVVKNISMEILDFYENKMIADERISTAFLKLALKP; from the exons ATGGCGGCCAATTTCTGGACTTCTTCCCACTT TAAACAGCTTTTGGACCCGGAAGAGGTGGATGTGGTTCATCAACAAGATAAAGATAAAGGCATCACGCTTGAAGAATTTAAGCTGATTAAGATGCATATGGCGAACT ATATAATGAAACTGGCTCAAAATGTTAAAGTGAGGCAAAG GGTTGTAGCAACTGCAGTTACATATATGAGACGTGTCTATACCAG AAGGAGCATGAGTGAATACGATCCTCGTCTTGTTGCTCCTACTTGCTTATATTTGGCATCAAAGGCAGAAGAAAGCACGGTGCAGGCTAGACTTCTTgtattttacattaaaaaattat CTTCTGATGAAAAGTATAGATATGAAATCAAAGACATacttgaaatggaaatgaagatCTTAGAAGCACTTAACTATTATTTAGTTGTATTTCATCCTTACCGCACATTGTCTCC GTTGTTGCAGGATGCTGGCATGAATGATATGAGTATGACTCAATTATCTTG GGGACTTGTAAATGACACATACAAGATGGACCTTATTCTTACACATCCGCCATATTTGATTGCCTTAGCTTGCATATACATTGCTAGCGTCTACAGGGAGAAAGATATCACAACTTGGTTTGAAGAACTTCGCGTTGATATGAATGTG GTGAAAAACATCTCCATGGAGATCCTCGACTTCTATGAGAACAAAATGATTGCAGATGAGCGAATAAGTACTGCCTTCCTCAAACTTGCTCTTAAGCCTTAG
- the LOC107912545 gene encoding uncharacterized protein isoform X1: MGGETIIPPTSTSEEEYSVDQDFPLPSLSSLNPTLLRDYLRMKAEDGKNESDRLFLEEFDKMGPQSSSPDFEAYHKRRQKVYKEVLQSYDQLRVRSKSLNEAKYKVLSYFPGTWFDNVGGKKLSDYDVPKTTSLLLIGPKGCGKSSLVNKISRVFEDDNFAPERAQISYNPSVGDGTYYLQGYMIPRGSASFCLYDSRGLADGTSENINMVQYWMNNGVRHGEPVIRKSDDSSLRRRMKFKPRELGWKFCRPQMVNFVIFVVDAVSVLKSIEGDGVEDLLCLQMISEVFKHPCLSFKDDKPVVAITHGDLLSIADRVRARVYLGELLGIPPAKQIFDIPENHDPVTELTIVDMLRYSLEHADRNLPYKNWVMENVRKVPLFSWLCVLAMLLGIASGMACMRYLHMRHPRESELNIVWHTIRHIW; this comes from the exons ATGGGTGGTGAGACGATCATCCCTCCTACCTCCACTTCTG AGGAAGAATACTCAGTGGACCAAGATTTCCCACTTCCATCATTGTCTTCCCTAAACCCCACTTTGCTTAG GGATTACTTGAGAATGAAGGCTGAAGACGGAAAAAATGAAAGCGATAGGTTGTTTTTAGAAGAATTTGATAAGATGGGTCCTCAGTCATCTTCTCCGGACTTTGAAGCGTATCACAAGAGGAGACAGAAGGTTTACAAAGAGGTTTTGCAGAGTTATGATCAATTGCGGGTTCGAAGTAAGAGTCTAAACGAGGCAAAGTACAAGGTTTTGAG TTATTTCCCTGGAACATGGTTTGACAATGTTGGTGGCAAGAAACTGAGTGATTACGATGTTCCAAAAACAACATCACTCCTTTTGATTGGTCCAAAAGGGTGTGGAAAAAGTAGTCTTGTCAATAAAATTTCCAGGGTGTTTGAGGATGACAATTTTGCACCAGAACGTGCTCAAATATCAT ATAATCCATCTGTTGGAGATGGGACCTACTATCTTCAAGGATACATGATCCCAAGAGGTTCAGCTTCATTCTGTCTTTATGATTCCAGGGGCTTGGCCGATGGCACCTCTGAAAACATTAATATGGTTCAATATTGGATGAATAATGGTGTTCGTCATGGGGAACCTGTTATCAG GAAATCTGATGATTCCAGTTTAAGGAGAAGAATGAAATTTAAACCACGAGAGCTAGGTTGGAAGTTCTGCAGGCCCCAGATggttaattttgtcatttttgttGTTGATGCGGTTTCTGTTTTGAAATCCATTGAGGGTGATGGCGTGGAAGACTTACTCTGCTTGCAGATGATCAGCGAGGTTTTCAAGCATCCGTGCTTATCATTTAAAG ATGATAAACCTGTTGTCGCTATCACACATGGAGATTTACTTTCAATTGCTGACCGTGTTCGTGCCCGTGTTTATTTGGGAGAGCTGCTTGGTATTCCACCTGCAAAACAAATTTTTGATATTCCAG AAAACCATGATCCAGTAACAGAGTTGACAATTGTTGATATGCTGCGCTACTCACTTGAGCACGCAGATCGAAATCTTCCGTACAAGAACTGGGTAATGGAAAAT GTTCGCAAAGTCCCTCTATTTTCATGGTTATGTGTGCTAGCAATGCTGCTGGGTATTGCCTCAGGAATGGCTTGCATGCGATATTTGCATATGAGGCATCCTCGGGAATCAGAACTTAACATAGTTTGGCATACAATCCGGCATATATGGTAA
- the LOC107912545 gene encoding uncharacterized protein isoform X2 produces the protein MGGETIIPPTSTSEEEYSVDQDFPLPSLSSLNPTLLRDYLRMKAEDGKNESDRLFLEEFDKMGPQSSSPDFEAYHKRRQKVYKEVLQSYDQLRVRSKSLNEAKYKVLSYFPGTWFDNVGGKKLSDYDVPKTTSLLLIGPKGCGKSSLVNKISRVFEDDNFAPERAQISYNPSVGDGTYYLQGYMIPRGSASFCLYDSRGLADGTSENINMVQYWMNNGVRHGEPVIRKSDDSSLRRRMKFKPRELGWKFCRPQMVNFVIFVVDAVSVLKSIEGDGVEDLLCLQMISEVFKHPCLSFKDDKPVVAITHGDLLSIADRVRARVYLGELLGIPPAKQIFDIPENHDPVTELTIVDMLRYSLEHADRNLPYKNWVRKVPLFSWLCVLAMLLGIASGMACMRYLHMRHPRESELNIVWHTIRHIW, from the exons ATGGGTGGTGAGACGATCATCCCTCCTACCTCCACTTCTG AGGAAGAATACTCAGTGGACCAAGATTTCCCACTTCCATCATTGTCTTCCCTAAACCCCACTTTGCTTAG GGATTACTTGAGAATGAAGGCTGAAGACGGAAAAAATGAAAGCGATAGGTTGTTTTTAGAAGAATTTGATAAGATGGGTCCTCAGTCATCTTCTCCGGACTTTGAAGCGTATCACAAGAGGAGACAGAAGGTTTACAAAGAGGTTTTGCAGAGTTATGATCAATTGCGGGTTCGAAGTAAGAGTCTAAACGAGGCAAAGTACAAGGTTTTGAG TTATTTCCCTGGAACATGGTTTGACAATGTTGGTGGCAAGAAACTGAGTGATTACGATGTTCCAAAAACAACATCACTCCTTTTGATTGGTCCAAAAGGGTGTGGAAAAAGTAGTCTTGTCAATAAAATTTCCAGGGTGTTTGAGGATGACAATTTTGCACCAGAACGTGCTCAAATATCAT ATAATCCATCTGTTGGAGATGGGACCTACTATCTTCAAGGATACATGATCCCAAGAGGTTCAGCTTCATTCTGTCTTTATGATTCCAGGGGCTTGGCCGATGGCACCTCTGAAAACATTAATATGGTTCAATATTGGATGAATAATGGTGTTCGTCATGGGGAACCTGTTATCAG GAAATCTGATGATTCCAGTTTAAGGAGAAGAATGAAATTTAAACCACGAGAGCTAGGTTGGAAGTTCTGCAGGCCCCAGATggttaattttgtcatttttgttGTTGATGCGGTTTCTGTTTTGAAATCCATTGAGGGTGATGGCGTGGAAGACTTACTCTGCTTGCAGATGATCAGCGAGGTTTTCAAGCATCCGTGCTTATCATTTAAAG ATGATAAACCTGTTGTCGCTATCACACATGGAGATTTACTTTCAATTGCTGACCGTGTTCGTGCCCGTGTTTATTTGGGAGAGCTGCTTGGTATTCCACCTGCAAAACAAATTTTTGATATTCCAG AAAACCATGATCCAGTAACAGAGTTGACAATTGTTGATATGCTGCGCTACTCACTTGAGCACGCAGATCGAAATCTTCCGTACAAGAACTGG GTTCGCAAAGTCCCTCTATTTTCATGGTTATGTGTGCTAGCAATGCTGCTGGGTATTGCCTCAGGAATGGCTTGCATGCGATATTTGCATATGAGGCATCCTCGGGAATCAGAACTTAACATAGTTTGGCATACAATCCGGCATATATGGTAA
- the LOC107912545 gene encoding uncharacterized protein isoform X3, whose product MGGETIIPPTSTSEEEYSVDQDFPLPSLSSLNPTLLRDYLRMKAEDGKNESDRLFLEEFDKMGPQSSSPDFEAYHKRRQKVYKEVLQSYDQLRVRSKSLNEAKYKVLSYFPGTWFDNVGGKKLSDYDVPKTTSLLLIGPKGCGKSSLVNKISRVFEDDNFAPERAQISYNPSVGDGTYYLQGYMIPRGSASFCLYDSRGLADGTSENINMVQYWMNNGVRHGEPVISLRRRMKFKPRELGWKFCRPQMVNFVIFVVDAVSVLKSIEGDGVEDLLCLQMISEVFKHPCLSFKDDKPVVAITHGDLLSIADRVRARVYLGELLGIPPAKQIFDIPENHDPVTELTIVDMLRYSLEHADRNLPYKNWVMENVRKVPLFSWLCVLAMLLGIASGMACMRYLHMRHPRESELNIVWHTIRHIW is encoded by the exons ATGGGTGGTGAGACGATCATCCCTCCTACCTCCACTTCTG AGGAAGAATACTCAGTGGACCAAGATTTCCCACTTCCATCATTGTCTTCCCTAAACCCCACTTTGCTTAG GGATTACTTGAGAATGAAGGCTGAAGACGGAAAAAATGAAAGCGATAGGTTGTTTTTAGAAGAATTTGATAAGATGGGTCCTCAGTCATCTTCTCCGGACTTTGAAGCGTATCACAAGAGGAGACAGAAGGTTTACAAAGAGGTTTTGCAGAGTTATGATCAATTGCGGGTTCGAAGTAAGAGTCTAAACGAGGCAAAGTACAAGGTTTTGAG TTATTTCCCTGGAACATGGTTTGACAATGTTGGTGGCAAGAAACTGAGTGATTACGATGTTCCAAAAACAACATCACTCCTTTTGATTGGTCCAAAAGGGTGTGGAAAAAGTAGTCTTGTCAATAAAATTTCCAGGGTGTTTGAGGATGACAATTTTGCACCAGAACGTGCTCAAATATCAT ATAATCCATCTGTTGGAGATGGGACCTACTATCTTCAAGGATACATGATCCCAAGAGGTTCAGCTTCATTCTGTCTTTATGATTCCAGGGGCTTGGCCGATGGCACCTCTGAAAACATTAATATGGTTCAATATTGGATGAATAATGGTGTTCGTCATGGGGAACCTGTTATCAG TTTAAGGAGAAGAATGAAATTTAAACCACGAGAGCTAGGTTGGAAGTTCTGCAGGCCCCAGATggttaattttgtcatttttgttGTTGATGCGGTTTCTGTTTTGAAATCCATTGAGGGTGATGGCGTGGAAGACTTACTCTGCTTGCAGATGATCAGCGAGGTTTTCAAGCATCCGTGCTTATCATTTAAAG ATGATAAACCTGTTGTCGCTATCACACATGGAGATTTACTTTCAATTGCTGACCGTGTTCGTGCCCGTGTTTATTTGGGAGAGCTGCTTGGTATTCCACCTGCAAAACAAATTTTTGATATTCCAG AAAACCATGATCCAGTAACAGAGTTGACAATTGTTGATATGCTGCGCTACTCACTTGAGCACGCAGATCGAAATCTTCCGTACAAGAACTGGGTAATGGAAAAT GTTCGCAAAGTCCCTCTATTTTCATGGTTATGTGTGCTAGCAATGCTGCTGGGTATTGCCTCAGGAATGGCTTGCATGCGATATTTGCATATGAGGCATCCTCGGGAATCAGAACTTAACATAGTTTGGCATACAATCCGGCATATATGGTAA